One genomic region from Rhodococcus sp. SBT000017 encodes:
- a CDS encoding S1C family serine protease: protein MRGVTGRVTSNSTSTETAGADPSEIEPDGIGSAGPEGPRLPPRPVYRPSVDPVSASVFGRPDDVDGSFSPRRPGEELPSRVSVRPPDPILAEAFGRPDDAQESLQRDPNAQDESDTAPSAPVDPWRDPTSRVSLGSAALDAPPPPVLPPGTKLGVRDVLFGRSVSVRALVLLGVLALVIGLVGGLFGRLTAEVTGALTSQKVTLTQSSGDDIPRGQITNVADAVLPSVVSIQVTLGETGGTGSGVVIDGAGYIVTNNHVISLAASDPDNSTLEVTFSDGTKVPADIVGRDTKTDLAVLKTDVGNLTVAELGRSADVRVGQDVIAVGSPLGLNKTVTSGIVSALDRPVALSGEGTDTDAVIDAVQTDAAINPGNSGGPLIDFEGRVIGINSAIRSESGGSVGLGFAIPVDEVFEVTQSLIRDGVMRHPDIGINARSVINDTSAGAEVANVRSGGPAQQAGIVEGDVITRVGDRAVGDADELVVAVQATTIGEQVPVQLVRSGRLVDLSVTPVSD, encoded by the coding sequence ATGCGAGGGGTAACCGGACGCGTGACATCGAATTCGACCAGCACCGAGACCGCAGGGGCCGACCCATCGGAGATCGAGCCCGACGGCATCGGCTCGGCGGGGCCGGAAGGTCCGCGGTTGCCACCTCGTCCGGTGTATCGACCTTCCGTCGATCCGGTGTCGGCTTCGGTGTTCGGACGTCCCGACGATGTGGACGGTTCGTTCTCGCCTCGTAGGCCCGGCGAGGAACTTCCCTCGCGCGTATCGGTGCGTCCACCCGATCCCATCCTCGCCGAGGCGTTCGGACGCCCGGACGATGCCCAGGAATCGCTGCAGCGCGACCCGAACGCCCAGGACGAGAGCGACACCGCCCCGTCGGCTCCGGTCGATCCGTGGCGCGACCCAACCTCTCGGGTATCCCTCGGCAGCGCGGCACTCGACGCTCCGCCCCCTCCCGTACTGCCGCCAGGCACCAAACTCGGTGTGCGCGACGTGCTGTTCGGGCGGTCGGTATCCGTCCGAGCTCTCGTCCTACTCGGAGTCCTCGCACTCGTCATCGGATTGGTCGGCGGGTTGTTCGGTCGCCTCACCGCCGAGGTGACCGGCGCGTTGACGAGCCAGAAAGTGACCCTGACCCAGTCCAGCGGCGACGACATCCCGCGCGGGCAGATCACCAACGTCGCCGACGCGGTTCTGCCGTCCGTCGTCTCGATCCAGGTGACGCTCGGCGAAACCGGTGGCACCGGCTCGGGCGTCGTCATCGACGGTGCCGGCTACATCGTGACGAACAATCACGTGATCTCACTGGCCGCATCCGACCCGGATAATTCGACACTCGAAGTGACGTTCTCCGACGGCACCAAGGTGCCCGCCGACATCGTCGGCCGCGACACCAAGACCGACCTCGCCGTCCTCAAGACCGATGTCGGCAACCTCACCGTCGCCGAGCTCGGTCGTTCCGCCGACGTTCGCGTCGGGCAGGACGTGATCGCCGTCGGCTCACCGCTGGGACTGAACAAGACCGTCACCTCCGGCATCGTGAGCGCGCTCGATCGGCCCGTCGCCCTGTCGGGTGAAGGCACCGACACCGACGCCGTCATCGATGCCGTGCAGACCGACGCCGCCATCAACCCCGGCAACTCCGGCGGTCCGCTCATCGACTTCGAGGGCCGCGTGATCGGCATCAACTCGGCCATCCGGAGCGAGAGCGGCGGATCGGTCGGCCTCGGCTTCGCCATTCCGGTCGACGAGGTGTTCGAGGTGACGCAGTCACTGATCCGGGACGGCGTCATGCGGCACCCCGACATCGGAATCAATGCCCGCTCGGTCATCAACGACACCTCGGCCGGCGCGGAAGTAGCGAACGTCCGCTCGGGCGGTCCTGCCCAGCAGGCCGGAATCGTCGAGGGAGATGTCATCACCAGGGTCGGCGACCGAGCAGTGGGCGACGCCGACGAACTGGTCGTCGCCGTGCAGGCCACCACGATCGGGGAGCAGGTTCCGGTGCAACTCGTTCGGTCGGGACGGCTGGTGGACCTCTCCGTCACGCCGGTTTCGGATTGA
- a CDS encoding anti-sigma factor, which yields MTQARKPKQFSSTEHLASEAVAAYVDGELRMPAYLRAADHLSECPECAAEVEAQQQARKALRGAGEMSMPHSLLGLLSQIPSCAGEDRPSHTKRTFMSAVADVRRRRR from the coding sequence ATGACGCAGGCGCGCAAGCCGAAGCAATTCAGCTCCACCGAACATCTGGCCAGTGAAGCCGTCGCGGCGTACGTCGATGGCGAATTGCGAATGCCCGCATACCTGCGTGCTGCCGACCATCTGTCCGAATGCCCCGAGTGCGCCGCCGAGGTCGAGGCCCAGCAGCAGGCACGCAAGGCACTGCGGGGAGCAGGGGAGATGTCGATGCCACACTCTCTGCTCGGCCTGCTCAGCCAGATACCGTCCTGCGCGGGCGAGGATCGGCCGTCCCACACCAAACGAACCTTCATGTCCGCCGTCGCCGATGTCCGTCGTCGCCGACGTTGA
- the sigE gene encoding RNA polymerase sigma factor SigE, with protein sequence MNGDRDTARLPESVPAPDDLSGTAVFDATGEDSTMPSWDELVREHGDRVYRLAYRLSGNAQDAEDLTQDTFIRVFRSLSNYQPGTFEGWLHRITTNLFLDMVRRRSRIRMEALPEDYDRVPSDRPNPEQIYHDARLDPDLQSALDSLAPEFRAAIVLCDIEGLSYEEIGATLGVKLGTVRSRIHRGRQALREYLRVHGKVDSGHASVH encoded by the coding sequence ATCAACGGCGATCGCGACACCGCGCGTCTACCCGAGTCCGTACCCGCACCCGACGATCTCAGCGGCACCGCAGTGTTCGATGCGACCGGCGAGGACTCCACCATGCCGTCCTGGGACGAACTGGTTCGCGAACACGGCGACCGCGTCTACCGACTGGCCTACCGCCTGTCCGGCAACGCCCAGGACGCCGAGGACCTGACACAGGACACCTTCATTCGTGTGTTCCGCTCCCTGTCGAACTACCAGCCGGGCACCTTCGAGGGGTGGCTGCACCGCATCACCACCAACCTGTTCCTGGACATGGTTCGTCGACGCAGCCGCATCCGTATGGAAGCGCTCCCCGAGGACTACGACCGCGTCCCCTCCGATCGACCCAACCCCGAGCAGATCTATCACGACGCGCGCCTCGACCCCGATCTGCAGTCCGCGCTCGATTCGCTGGCACCGGAATTCCGCGCCGCAATCGTGCTGTGCGACATCGAAGGACTGTCCTACGAGGAGATCGGTGCGACACTGGGCGTCAAGCTCGGAACGGTTCGCAGTCGCATTCACCGTGGACGCCAGGCGCTACGCGAGTACCTTCGAGTGCACGGGAAGGTCGACTCCGGTCACGCAAGTGTCCACTAG
- a CDS encoding O-methyltransferase — MLAYAEDSAQEDEVLIAARERAVDLGAAPVPPSVGAILSIFTQMLGAKTVVEIGTGAGISGLWLLDGMRADGVLTTIDTEPEHQRAAREAFRAGGIAPSRTRLINGWALDVLPRLADDTYDLVFIDASPADHPHFVAESVRLLRPGGVLVLHNALLGGRVADPTQRDATAVAVRSAARAIAEDERLTTVLLPLGDGLICASRA, encoded by the coding sequence ATGCTCGCCTACGCCGAAGACTCCGCTCAGGAGGACGAGGTTCTGATCGCAGCCAGAGAGCGTGCCGTCGACCTGGGTGCCGCCCCGGTACCGCCGTCGGTCGGAGCGATTCTGTCCATCTTCACTCAGATGCTCGGCGCGAAGACGGTCGTCGAAATCGGTACCGGCGCAGGGATCAGCGGTCTGTGGCTGCTCGACGGGATGCGCGCGGACGGTGTCCTCACCACCATCGACACCGAACCTGAGCACCAGCGTGCGGCCCGAGAAGCGTTCCGCGCCGGGGGAATTGCGCCTTCGCGTACCCGGCTGATAAACGGCTGGGCACTGGACGTGCTCCCCCGGTTGGCCGACGACACCTACGACTTGGTGTTCATCGACGCCAGTCCGGCCGACCACCCGCACTTCGTCGCCGAGAGCGTTCGACTCCTGCGCCCCGGCGGAGTTCTGGTGCTGCACAACGCGCTACTGGGTGGGCGAGTGGCCGACCCGACTCAGCGCGACGCAACCGCAGTTGCCGTTCGATCCGCCGCCCGGGCCATCGCCGAGGACGAGCGTCTGACGACGGTGCTGCTGCCACTCGGTGACGGGTTGATCTGCGCGTCGAGGGCGTAG
- the glgC gene encoding glucose-1-phosphate adenylyltransferase, producing the protein MRTQPHVLGIVLAGGEGKRLYPMTADRAKPAVPFGGAYRLIDFVLSNLVNAGYLRLCVLTQYKSHSLDRHISQTWRLSGFAGEYITPVPAQQRLGPRWYTGSADAIFQSLNLVYDEDPEYIMVFGADHIYRMDPEQMVQQHIDSGAGVTVAGIRVPRSEAFAFGCIDSDSDGKITQFLEKPAQPPGTPDDPDVTYASMGNYVFTTKVLVDAIKADSENVDSDHDMGGDIIPALVEAGVASVYDFNDNVVPGATERDRGYWRDVGTIDAFYDAHMDLVSVHPIFNLYNRRWPIRGSAENLPPAKFVQGGLAQESVVGAGCILSAATVRNSVLSSNVMIDSGATVEGSVLMPGVKIGKGAVVRHAILDKNVVVGDGEIIGVDHERDRERFNVSAGGVVSVGKGVWI; encoded by the coding sequence GTGAGGACACAACCGCACGTACTAGGGATTGTGCTGGCCGGCGGTGAGGGTAAGCGCCTTTACCCGATGACCGCGGACCGAGCCAAGCCAGCCGTTCCCTTCGGGGGCGCCTACCGACTCATCGACTTCGTACTGAGCAATCTCGTCAACGCCGGTTACCTCCGGCTCTGCGTGCTCACCCAGTACAAGTCCCATTCACTGGACCGCCACATCTCGCAGACGTGGCGACTGTCCGGGTTCGCCGGGGAGTACATCACTCCGGTTCCCGCGCAGCAGCGACTCGGGCCCCGGTGGTACACCGGCAGTGCCGACGCGATCTTCCAGTCGCTGAACCTGGTGTACGACGAGGACCCCGAATACATCATGGTTTTCGGTGCCGACCACATCTATCGCATGGATCCGGAGCAGATGGTGCAGCAGCACATCGACTCCGGTGCAGGCGTCACCGTCGCCGGAATCCGGGTTCCACGCAGCGAGGCATTCGCGTTCGGCTGCATCGACTCCGACTCCGACGGCAAGATCACCCAGTTTCTCGAGAAGCCGGCTCAACCGCCCGGCACGCCCGACGACCCAGACGTCACCTACGCCTCCATGGGCAACTACGTCTTCACCACCAAGGTGCTCGTCGACGCCATCAAGGCCGACTCCGAGAACGTCGACTCCGACCACGACATGGGCGGCGACATCATTCCGGCACTCGTCGAAGCGGGCGTCGCCTCGGTCTACGACTTCAACGACAACGTCGTTCCCGGTGCCACCGAACGCGACCGCGGGTACTGGCGAGACGTGGGCACCATCGACGCCTTCTACGACGCCCACATGGACCTCGTGTCGGTGCACCCCATCTTCAACCTCTACAACCGCCGCTGGCCCATCCGCGGATCGGCCGAGAACCTGCCGCCCGCCAAGTTCGTCCAGGGCGGCTTGGCGCAGGAGTCGGTCGTCGGTGCCGGCTGCATCCTGTCCGCGGCCACAGTCCGCAACTCGGTGCTCAGCTCCAACGTCATGATCGACAGTGGCGCGACGGTCGAAGGCAGTGTCCTGATGCCCGGCGTCAAGATCGGTAAGGGTGCCGTCGTGCGGCACGCGATCCTGGACAAGAACGTCGTCGTAGGTGACGGAGAGATCATCGGCGTCGACCACGAACGCGATCGCGAGCGCTTCAACGTCAGTGCCGGGGGAGTCGTCTCGGTCGGCAAGGGCGTCTGGATCTAG
- the glgA gene encoding glycogen synthase, translating into MRVAMMTKEYPPEIYGGAGVHVTELTAQLKSLCDVDIHCMGAPRDTAQVHDPDPALAGANAALTTLSAELRMANAAAGADVVHSHTWYTGFAGHLAAELYDVPHILTAHSLEPRRPWKAEQLGGGYRISSWSERNAVEYADAVIAVSEGMAKDVLDAYPRLDPSRVHVVRNGIDTQRWFADHGTATLDEIGVDRNKPIVAFVGRITRQKGVGHLIAAAHHFDPSIQLVLCAGAPDTPEIAAETERAVAQLAEQRSGVFWVKDMLPTEKIREILSAAAVFVCPSVYEPLGIVNLEAMACETAVVASDVGGIPEVVDEGRTGRLVHYNSYEPDAFERNLADTVNEVALDPALATAMGKAGRERAVAEFSWASIAKQTLAVYNDALARRG; encoded by the coding sequence GTGCGCGTAGCAATGATGACCAAGGAATATCCCCCGGAGATCTACGGTGGCGCAGGAGTTCATGTCACGGAGTTGACGGCGCAGCTGAAATCGCTGTGCGACGTGGACATCCACTGTATGGGCGCGCCGCGCGACACCGCGCAGGTGCACGACCCCGATCCCGCACTCGCCGGGGCGAACGCCGCGTTGACGACGCTGTCGGCGGAGCTGCGGATGGCGAACGCCGCTGCGGGGGCGGACGTGGTGCACTCGCACACCTGGTACACCGGCTTCGCGGGCCACCTCGCCGCCGAGTTGTACGACGTTCCGCACATCCTCACCGCACACTCACTCGAACCACGTCGGCCGTGGAAGGCCGAGCAACTCGGCGGCGGCTACCGCATCTCGTCGTGGTCGGAGCGCAACGCCGTGGAATACGCCGACGCCGTCATCGCCGTCAGCGAGGGCATGGCCAAAGATGTGCTCGACGCCTATCCGCGTCTCGATCCGAGCCGGGTTCATGTGGTGCGCAACGGAATCGACACGCAGCGGTGGTTCGCCGACCACGGCACCGCAACTCTGGACGAGATCGGCGTCGATCGAAACAAGCCGATCGTCGCGTTCGTCGGGCGCATCACCCGGCAGAAGGGCGTGGGCCACCTGATCGCCGCGGCCCACCACTTCGATCCGTCGATTCAACTCGTCCTGTGTGCAGGCGCACCCGATACCCCGGAGATCGCCGCGGAAACCGAGCGGGCCGTCGCCCAGCTCGCCGAGCAGCGCAGCGGCGTGTTTTGGGTCAAGGACATGCTTCCCACCGAGAAGATCCGCGAAATCCTTTCCGCGGCGGCTGTGTTCGTCTGCCCGTCGGTGTACGAACCGCTCGGCATCGTCAACCTCGAGGCGATGGCCTGCGAAACTGCTGTGGTGGCATCGGATGTCGGCGGCATTCCCGAGGTCGTCGACGAGGGCCGCACCGGACGCCTGGTGCACTACAACTCCTACGAACCCGATGCCTTCGAGCGGAACCTGGCGGACACCGTCAACGAGGTAGCCCTCGATCCCGCGCTCGCGACAGCGATGGGCAAGGCGGGCCGCGAGCGGGCCGTCGCCGAGTTCTCCTGGGCGTCGATCGCGAAGCAGACTCTCGCCGTCTACAACGACGCGCTGGCCCGCCGCGGCTGA
- a CDS encoding methyltransferase domain-containing protein produces the protein MLTDVVDVLLCPQCRARELDSGLGVGDTDRTLWCDRGHSFDVARQGYVSLLTGDGGKFTGDSAEMIAARDAFLGEGHFDPIAAAVSAGVPADGEVVLDVGVGTGHYLAAVLDDHPDARGIGVDVSKFAARRAARSHPRLGSVVADIWSGLPVRSGALSAVTCVFAPRNAGELNRVLVDDGVLVVVTPTTRHQRELRGPLGLIGVDEDKSRRLSESLSGLFEPVTESSLEYSMMLSHNDIEALIGMGPSARHGDPEARSAALTQLPNTTEVTASVTVSTYRKTIR, from the coding sequence ATGCTGACCGACGTCGTGGACGTGCTGCTGTGTCCGCAGTGCCGTGCACGTGAGCTCGATTCCGGGCTCGGCGTAGGCGACACCGATCGGACGCTGTGGTGCGATCGAGGGCACTCCTTCGATGTCGCTCGGCAGGGCTACGTCAGTCTGCTGACCGGTGACGGCGGCAAGTTCACCGGCGACTCGGCCGAGATGATCGCTGCGCGCGACGCGTTCCTGGGGGAGGGGCATTTCGACCCGATCGCCGCTGCGGTCTCGGCGGGTGTCCCGGCGGACGGCGAGGTGGTGCTCGACGTCGGGGTCGGAACCGGTCACTACCTCGCGGCGGTTCTCGACGACCACCCCGATGCCCGGGGGATAGGCGTCGACGTGTCGAAGTTCGCGGCCAGGCGCGCCGCACGGTCCCATCCGCGGCTGGGGTCCGTGGTCGCGGACATCTGGAGTGGACTCCCGGTGCGGTCGGGCGCTCTGTCCGCGGTGACGTGCGTGTTCGCTCCGCGCAACGCCGGTGAACTGAATCGGGTTCTCGTCGACGACGGCGTGTTGGTGGTCGTCACGCCCACGACGCGGCATCAACGTGAGCTGCGGGGGCCATTGGGACTCATCGGCGTCGACGAGGACAAGTCCCGCCGCCTGAGCGAGTCGCTGTCCGGTCTGTTCGAGCCTGTGACGGAATCTTCGCTGGAATACTCGATGATGCTCTCGCACAACGATATCGAGGCTCTGATCGGCATGGGCCCGTCGGCGCGGCACGGTGACCCCGAGGCGCGGTCTGCGGCGCTGACGCAGTTACCGAACACCACCGAGGTCACCGCGTCGGTGACGGTATCGACCTACCGCAAGACGATTCGCTGA
- a CDS encoding DUF3117 domain-containing protein, whose product MAAMKPRTGDGPLEATKEGRGIVMRVPLEGGGRLVVELTPDEAAALGDELKGVTG is encoded by the coding sequence ATGGCGGCGATGAAGCCCCGGACCGGGGACGGTCCCCTCGAAGCAACCAAAGAGGGACGAGGAATCGTCATGCGTGTCCCGCTCGAGGGGGGCGGCCGGTTGGTCGTCGAATTGACCCCCGACGAGGCCGCGGCACTCGGTGACGAATTGAAGGGTGTCACCGGCTGA
- a CDS encoding DNA-3-methyladenine glycosylase I, with the protein MSAVAGPDGRLRCPWGATDDDLYRDYHDTEWGQPLHGRNELYERLCLEAFQSGLSWITILRKRDSFRTAFADFDPELVARFGDADVERLMNDASIVRNRLKIDAAVSNARAIIDFDDTDLDTLLWSFAPERRSTRLTEFSAVPASTPESTALAKELKRRGLRFVGPTTAYALMQATGMVDDHLSRCWVQVVNTDSGSRYRRR; encoded by the coding sequence ATGAGCGCTGTCGCCGGACCGGACGGCCGACTGCGCTGCCCCTGGGGTGCCACCGACGACGACCTGTACCGGGACTATCACGACACCGAGTGGGGGCAGCCGCTCCACGGGCGCAACGAGCTGTACGAGCGCCTGTGTCTCGAAGCGTTCCAGTCGGGTCTGTCGTGGATCACGATCCTGCGCAAGCGCGATAGTTTCCGCACCGCATTCGCCGATTTCGATCCGGAGCTGGTGGCCCGGTTCGGCGACGCCGACGTCGAACGGTTGATGAACGACGCGTCCATCGTGCGCAATCGGCTCAAGATCGACGCAGCGGTGAGCAACGCGCGCGCCATCATCGATTTCGACGACACCGACCTCGACACGCTGCTCTGGTCCTTCGCTCCCGAGCGCAGGTCGACGCGCCTGACCGAGTTCTCCGCTGTGCCCGCCTCTACTCCGGAGTCCACTGCTCTGGCCAAGGAGCTCAAGCGGCGGGGCCTGCGGTTCGTCGGTCCGACAACTGCCTACGCCTTGATGCAGGCCACCGGAATGGTCGACGATCACCTGTCGAGGTGCTGGGTGCAGGTCGTCAATACCGACTCCGGTTCCCGGTATCGACGGCGATAG
- a CDS encoding DivIVA domain-containing protein — protein sequence MLTLLIYVVVIAVVAAALFFVASAVFGRGEELGPLPEGTTATVLPAEGVTGADVHALKFQQSLRGYKPSEVDWALERLGGEIDMLRSRLSAAQQAQETLAPAPAEPDER from the coding sequence ATGTTGACGCTGCTGATCTACGTCGTCGTCATTGCCGTCGTCGCCGCTGCATTGTTCTTCGTGGCGTCGGCGGTGTTCGGTCGCGGTGAGGAACTGGGCCCGCTGCCCGAGGGAACCACCGCGACCGTTCTGCCGGCGGAAGGCGTCACCGGTGCCGACGTGCACGCGCTGAAGTTTCAGCAGAGCCTGCGGGGCTACAAGCCCAGCGAGGTCGACTGGGCGCTCGAGCGACTCGGCGGCGAGATCGACATGCTCCGTTCGCGGCTGTCCGCAGCGCAGCAGGCGCAGGAGACATTGGCCCCTGCCCCGGCCGAGCCCGACGAGCGATGA
- a CDS encoding glucosyl-3-phosphoglycerate synthase has protein sequence MTLADRTDVTRAWSETNSWDTPEWTIAELEAAKAGRTVSVVLPALNEEQTVAAVIDTIHPLLGGLVDELIVLDSGSTDETAVRATAAGARVISREEAVPGVDPVPGKGEVLWRSVAASTGDLIAFVDSDLINPDPAFVPKLLGPLLMGDGIHLVKGYYRRPLRTSGTEDANGGGRVTELVARPLLAALRPELTGVIQPLGGEYAGTRELLSAVPFAPGYGVEIGLLLDTYDRLGLRAIGQVNLGVRKHRNRPLVELGAMSRQIVGTMLNRCGMVDSGAGLMQFRVDGDSFEPFSTEVSLLDRPAMNSLN, from the coding sequence ATGACACTCGCAGATCGAACGGACGTCACCAGGGCGTGGTCCGAGACCAACAGCTGGGACACCCCGGAGTGGACCATTGCCGAACTCGAGGCCGCCAAAGCGGGCCGAACGGTGTCGGTGGTACTCCCGGCACTCAACGAGGAACAGACGGTCGCCGCCGTCATCGACACGATCCACCCGCTGCTCGGTGGCCTGGTCGACGAGCTGATCGTGTTGGACTCCGGTTCCACCGACGAGACGGCTGTGCGCGCGACTGCGGCCGGTGCACGTGTGATCAGCCGAGAAGAAGCAGTACCCGGGGTGGACCCGGTACCGGGCAAGGGCGAGGTGCTGTGGCGATCGGTCGCCGCGTCGACCGGTGATCTCATCGCGTTCGTCGACTCCGACCTGATCAACCCCGATCCGGCGTTCGTACCCAAGTTGCTCGGCCCCCTGTTGATGGGCGACGGCATCCACCTCGTCAAGGGCTACTACCGCCGACCGTTGCGGACCAGTGGAACCGAGGACGCCAACGGTGGTGGACGTGTCACCGAGCTCGTGGCAAGGCCGCTGCTCGCTGCCCTGCGGCCCGAGCTGACCGGGGTCATTCAGCCCCTCGGCGGTGAGTACGCCGGTACACGCGAGCTGCTGTCCGCGGTGCCGTTCGCACCCGGCTACGGAGTGGAGATCGGGCTGCTGCTCGATACGTACGACAGGCTCGGGCTGCGGGCGATCGGCCAGGTGAACCTGGGCGTGCGCAAGCACCGCAACCGCCCGCTGGTCGAACTCGGGGCGATGAGCCGACAGATCGTCGGGACGATGCTCAATCGGTGCGGGATGGTCGATTCCGGTGCCGGTCTGATGCAGTTCCGGGTCGACGGTGACTCGTTCGAGCCGTTCTCGACCGAGGTGTCGTTGCTGGACCGACCGGCGATGAACTCGCTGAATTAG
- the folP gene encoding dihydropteroate synthase, giving the protein MSTLCGKPVADDRALVMAIVNRTPDSFYDGGANFSDDAAMASVHRAVAEGADMIDIGGVKAGPGDIVDAEEEIRRVVPFVEAIRDAYPELLISVDTWRSEVARLACGVGADLINDTWAGADPELVRVAAAEGVGIVCSHTGGAVPRTRPHRVRYADVVADVIAEVTAAAENAVAEGVKKDSILIDPTHDFGKNTYHGLELLRRVDDLVNTGWPVLMALSNKDFVGETLGVELADRLEGTLAATALAAAGGARMFRVHEVASTRRVVDMVAAIQGLRTPARTVRGLA; this is encoded by the coding sequence ATGAGCACTCTCTGCGGCAAACCGGTCGCCGACGATCGCGCATTGGTCATGGCCATCGTCAATCGCACCCCCGATTCGTTCTACGACGGGGGTGCGAATTTCAGCGACGACGCCGCGATGGCGTCGGTGCACCGGGCGGTCGCAGAGGGTGCCGACATGATCGACATCGGTGGTGTGAAGGCCGGCCCCGGCGACATCGTCGATGCCGAGGAGGAGATCCGCCGTGTCGTCCCGTTCGTCGAGGCCATCCGGGACGCGTATCCGGAGCTGCTGATCAGTGTGGACACCTGGCGCAGCGAGGTCGCCCGACTGGCCTGTGGCGTCGGTGCGGACCTGATCAACGACACGTGGGCCGGGGCCGACCCCGAGCTGGTGCGCGTCGCTGCCGCCGAAGGAGTCGGCATCGTCTGCTCGCACACCGGCGGGGCGGTGCCTCGTACTCGCCCGCATCGGGTTCGGTACGCCGATGTGGTGGCCGACGTGATCGCCGAAGTCACCGCCGCCGCCGAGAACGCCGTCGCGGAGGGGGTGAAAAAGGATTCGATTCTCATCGATCCGACGCACGATTTCGGGAAAAACACCTATCACGGGCTCGAGTTGTTGCGTCGCGTGGACGATCTTGTAAACACCGGGTGGCCTGTGCTCATGGCGCTGAGCAACAAGGACTTCGTAGGCGAGACTCTAGGTGTAGAGCTCGCCGACCGGTTGGAGGGAACATTGGCAGCGACAGCATTGGCCGCAGCAGGCGGAGCCCGAATGTTCCGGGTGCACGAAGTTGCGTCGACCAGAAGAGTCGTCGACATGGTGGCAGCGATCCAGGGTCTGAGAACCCCGGCGCGGACGGTCAGGGGTCTGGCATGA